The bacterium DNA window TAAAGCGGCGGGGACTAAAGTCCCCGCCCTACATTTAGCGTATTATGGCCAATGACCCGATGCCACGGTCGCGCGGCGGCCCGGTTTACTCGGCCGGCTCGATCTCCTGGAACTCCAGCACCCGCACCGGGACCGCCCACACGTTGGGGCTGCCCAGGCCGTGGTCCCGGTAGTACGCCGGGTCGCCCTCGAACTTCGCGAAATCGCCCCGGGCCATCTCCGGAACCTGGCTCTCCTTATCGAAAAGCCGCAGGGTGACCGCCACGAAGACGAATGCGTTATAGGCGGTGGAGCCCTCCGTCTTCGGCGACACGCCCGCCGCGACCCACATGGTATCGGCGGATCCGGCCGCCGAACGCAGCCGGTCCACCATCGTCGGGTCGGTCACCGGCAGCCAGGCCCGGAGCCCCGAGTTCTCCACCAGAACCTTGGCCACGGGGATGCCCAGGTCGTAGCTGACGTCGGAGCGGATGGCCTCCGCCTTGATGACGTCGGTTATAAGGCTGTCCAGGTTGTTCTCCTTCTCCCCCACGGTCGCGCCGCTCGTCGCGCTCACGATGGTTTCCGCGTCGGCCATGAGCCCCGCCTCGCCTTCGGTGGCCTCGCTGCGGTACTCGTCGTAGGTCATCGTTTCACTCGAACCGGCGCCCTCGCCCTTGAGGGCCGAGGTGATGATGGTCGAGCTGCCCACGCCGCCCACCTCTGAGGACTCCGCGGGGTAGACGAAGTCGCCCTCGCCGCTCCCGCCTCCGCCGGTGCCGCGGACGGTAGACTCCTCGTAGACGTGGTCCCCCTCATAGAGAAGCGCCACCTCCTCGCCGGTCTCGTTGACGTAGCGCTGGCGGTAGGTGAGGTACTCGAAGCTGCCGTTGGTATCGTAGGCCAGCTTGACGAACTGGCTCTCGCCGTCGGGGTCCAGGCCGGAGCAGCCGATGGTGAAGAAGGTGAGGCCGAGGTCGCGGGCGTCCTCGGCGGCGTCCTGGAGGGTGTAGCCGGCGTCGGAATAGAGGTGGTCGGCCGCGTCGCCGATGACGAAGGCCAGGCGGACGACGGGTCCGGGCTCCCAGGAGAGCTCGTGGATGGCGGCCCGGAGCCCCTCGGCCACGCTCTCCGGCGCGTCGCCGCCCCCCGTAGCGATGATCGAGTTTATCCGCTCGTTGAGCCGCGCCACGTCGTAGGTCAGGTCCGTGGTCTGCGTCACGTAGACGTCGCCCCGGTCCCGGTACTCCACGATGCCGAAGCGCACGGCGGGCGGCGGTGTACCCTGCGCCACCTCGGCCGCGATTTCCTTCATCTTCTCCTTCACCACCTGGATCTCGTCGCCCATGGAGCCGGTGGTGTCTATGACGAAGGCCACGTCGAAGCGGACGGCGCCCTCGGGGACGTCATAGGTGAGCCCCGAGCCCAGCGACACGCCGCGCAGCTTGTCAATGAGCGCCGCCGAGGTCGCGTCCACCAGGTCGAAAATGTCCCCCTTGTCGTCCGTGGCCGCCTTCACCGCCCCCAGCACCTCCGCCGTCTCGACCTCCAGAATCTTGGTGTCCAGCCGGAAGCTCTCCCCGGACACCGTCAGGTTGCCCATGATCAGGAGCTCCACATTCAGGATCTTCCCCACCTCGAGGGCGGTGGCGTTGTCGGTGATTCCCGAGCCTCCCAGGGCCATCTCCTGGAGGACCTCGTCCAGCCGCTCCCGCTCGATGACGGTGATGTCGCGCTGGTTGGCCAGGTCGGTGATGAGCATCTCGGGGATGCCGGTGGCGAGGTAGTCGTAGTCGTGCGTGGCGGCGGCCACGTCGAAGTAGAGCACTGCGATTTTCTTGGGCGCGAGCGCCACGGATGCGGCCGCCAGAATCGAAAGCACGACGAGAAGCGCCTTTTTCATCTTCCCTCCCCGGTTCTTGAATCAACGGGCCAAGTTGCGTAAGGTATACGATTTAATAGAGGTGTTTGTCACGGATTCATTGGGGTGTTGCAAAATGAACTTTCGGGCGGCATAATAAGGGCGGTGGATTCCCCCCCGGCGGAATACGGGAGGCACTGGTCGCCATATGCCGGGAGGGTTCCAGCGGCAATTCAGTCCTCGTAAATCCGGGAGGCGAGGCGGGCGATCTCGAGTTCAGCGTGCTGGCGGAAGATTCCCTCGCCCGGCGGGGCGCCTACACCGTCGGAGGCCGCACCGTCGAGACGCCGGCCTTCATGCCGGTGGCGACCCAGGCCACGGTCAAGACCCTCGACGCCGGCGACCTCCGGGCCCTGGGCGTCCAGCAGCTGGTCTGCAACACCTACCACCTGTGGCAACGTCCCGGTCCGGCGGTGGTTGCGGGAGCGGGCGGATTGCGCCGCTTCATGGGCCTGGGCGACGACGGCCCGGCGATTCTCACCGACTCCGGCGGCTTCCAGGTTTTCTCCCTCTCCGGCCGCCGGGGAATCGGCGCCCGATTGCCCGCCGAGACCGAGAGCGACCGCGACGAGGGCTTCCCCGGCCTGGACGG harbors:
- a CDS encoding VWA domain-containing protein, yielding MKKALLVVLSILAAASVALAPKKIAVLYFDVAAATHDYDYLATGIPEMLITDLANQRDITVIERERLDEVLQEMALGGSGITDNATALEVGKILNVELLIMGNLTVSGESFRLDTKILEVETAEVLGAVKAATDDKGDIFDLVDATSAALIDKLRGVSLGSGLTYDVPEGAVRFDVAFVIDTTGSMGDEIQVVKEKMKEIAAEVAQGTPPPAVRFGIVEYRDRGDVYVTQTTDLTYDVARLNERINSIIATGGGDAPESVAEGLRAAIHELSWEPGPVVRLAFVIGDAADHLYSDAGYTLQDAAEDARDLGLTFFTIGCSGLDPDGESQFVKLAYDTNGSFEYLTYRQRYVNETGEEVALLYEGDHVYEESTVRGTGGGGSGEGDFVYPAESSEVGGVGSSTIITSALKGEGAGSSETMTYDEYRSEATEGEAGLMADAETIVSATSGATVGEKENNLDSLITDVIKAEAIRSDVSYDLGIPVAKVLVENSGLRAWLPVTDPTMVDRLRSAAGSADTMWVAAGVSPKTEGSTAYNAFVFVAVTLRLFDKESQVPEMARGDFAKFEGDPAYYRDHGLGSPNVWAVPVRVLEFQEIEPAE